From one Eptesicus fuscus isolate TK198812 chromosome 21, DD_ASM_mEF_20220401, whole genome shotgun sequence genomic stretch:
- the MAP4K1 gene encoding mitogen-activated protein kinase kinase kinase kinase 1, with protein sequence MDLVDPDIFNRDPRDHYDLLQRLGGGTYGEVFKARDKVTGDLVALKMVKMEPDDDVSTLQKEILILKTCRHANIVAYHGSYLWLQKFWICMEFCGAGSLQDIYQVTGSLSELQISYICREVLQGLAYLHSQKKIHRDIKGANILINDSGEVRLADFGISAQIGATLARRLSFIGTPYWMAPEVAAVALKGGYNELCDIWSLGITAIELAELQPPLFDVHPLRVLFLMTKSGYQPPRLKEKGKWSAAFHNFVKVSLTKSPKKRPSATKMLSHQLVSQPGLNRGLILDLLDKLRNPGKGTPVGETEDEEPEPPPTIPRRIRSTHRSSSLGIPDADCCRRHMEFRKLRAMESRPAAVTARLQPPEDFRSSSPRRHQSESDDDYDDVDIPTPSEDTPPPLPPKPKFRSPSDEGLGVPGEDGQLSPGVLVRCASGPPPRTPHVGPPPATRNPHLTAHSEPSLWNPTPQQSDQPPRLPPKKEKMKRKGCALLVKLFNGCPLRIHSTAAWTHPSTKDQHLILGAEEGIFILNRNEQEATLEMLFPSRTTWVYSINNVLMSLSGKTPHLYSHSILGLLERKETRAGSPISHISPHRLLARRNMVSTKIQDTKGCQACCVAEGSSSGGPFLCGALETSVVLLQWYQPMNKFLLIRQVLFPLPTPLPVFALLTGPGSELPAVCIGVSPRPPKSVLFHTVRFGALSCWLGEMSTQHKGPVQVTQVEEDKVMVLMDGSLKLVTPEGAPVRGLRTPEIPMTEAVEAVAMVGGRLQAFWKHGVQVWALGSDQLIQELRDPTLTFRLLGSPRPVVVETRPADDPNAPSNLYIQE encoded by the exons GCTGCAAAAGTTCTGGATCTGCATGGAATTCTGTGGGGCCGGTTCTCTTCAGGACATCTACCAAG TGACAGGCTCCCTGTCAGAGCTCCAGATCAGCTACATCTGCCGAGAAGTTCTCCAg GGACTGGCCTATCTGCACTCACAGAAGAAGATACACCGGGACATTAAG GGAGCCAACATCCTCATCAATGACTCTGGGGAGGTCAGACTGG ctgACTTTGGTATCTCAGCTCAGATCGGGGCAACGCTGGCTCGACGCCTCTCTTTCATTGGGACACCTTACTG GATGGCTCCCGAGGTGGCTGCCGTTGCCCTGAAGGGGGGATACAATGAGCTGTGTGACATCTGGTCTCTGGGCATCACAGCCATAGAACTAGCCGAGCTACAGCCACCGCTCTTCGATGTGCACCCTCTCAG AGTGCTCTTCCTCATGACCAAGAGTGGCTATCAGCCTCCCCGGCTAAAGGAAAAAGGCAAATG GTCTGCTGCCTTCCACAACTTTGTTAAAGTCTCCCTCACCAAGAGCCCCAAGAAACGACCCAGTGCCACCAAGATGCTCAGT catcaACTGGTATCCCAGCCAGGACTAAATAGAGGCCTGATCCTGGATCTTCTTGACAAACTGAGGAACCCTGGAAAGGGGACTCCTGTTGGTGAGACTGAAGATGAGGAGCCTGAG CCACCCCCTACCATCCCTCGGCGGATCAGATCCACCCACCGATCCAGCTCCCTGGGGATTCCAGATGCAGACTGCTGTC gACGGCACATGGAATTCAGGAAGCTCAGAGCAATGGAGTCCAGACCTGCAGCCGTCACT GCTCGCTTACAGCCCCCTGAAGACTTCAGGAGCAGCAGTCCTAG GAGGCACCAGTCGGAGTCTGATGATGACTACGATGACGTGGACAT CCCCACCCCTTCAGAGGATACACCTCCTCCACTGCCCCCCAAG CCCAAGTTCCGTTCTCCATCGGACGAGGGTCTTGGGGTGCCTGGGGAGGATGGGCAGCTGAGCCCGGGGGTGCTGGTCCGGTGTGCCAGTGGGCCTCCCCCACGCACCCCCCACGTTGGACCTCCCCCAGCCACCAGGAATCCCCATCTAACTGCCCATTCAG AGCCCTCACTCTGGAACCCAACCCCTCAGCAGTCTGACCAGCCCCCACGGTTGCCCCCCAAGAAGGAAAAGATGAAGAGAAAG ggatgtgcccttctTGTGAAGTTGTTCAATGGCTGCCCACTCCGGATCCACAGCACAGCCGCCTGGACACACCCCTCCACCAAGG ACCAGCACCTGATCCTGGGGGCAGAGGAAGGCATTTTCATCTTGAACCGGAATGAGCAGGAGGCCACGCTGGAGATG CTCTTTCCTAGCCGGACTACCTGGGTGTACTCCATCAACAACGTCCTCATGTCTCTCTCAG GAAAGACCCCCCACCTGTATTCTCATAGCATCCTGGGCCTGCTGGAGAGGAAAGAGACCAGAGCAGGAAGCCCCATCTCTCACATTAGTCCCCACCGGCTACTCGCAAG GAGGAACATGGTCTCCACCAAGATCCAGGACACCAAAGGCTGCCAAGCCTGCTGTGTGG CGGAGGGCTCCAGCTCCGGGGGCCCCTTCCTGTGTGGGGCCTTGGAGACCTCTGTGGTCCTGCTTCAGTGGTACCAGCCCATGAACAAGTTCCTGCTGATCCGG CAGGTGCTGTTCCCGCTGCCCACGCCCTTGCCCGTGTTCGCGCTGCTGACGGGGCCGGGCTCCGAGCTGCCCGCCGTGTGCATCGGCGTGAGCCCGAGGCCGCCGAAGTCCGTGCTCTTCCACACCGTGCGCTTCGGCGCGCTCTCCTGCTGGCTGGGCGAGATGAGCACCC AGCACAAGGGGCCAGTGCAGGTGACCCAGGTGGAGGAAGACAAAGTTATGGTGTTGATGGACG GGTCTCTGAAGCTGGTGACGCCAGAGGGAGCCCCAGTCAGGGGGCTTAGAACTCCGGAGATCCCCATGACGGAAGCTGTGGAGGCTGTGG CGATGGTCGGAGGGCGGCTCCAGGCCTTCTGGAAGCATGGCGTGCAGGTGTGGGCTCTAGGCTCTGACCAG CTAATTCAggagctgagagaccccaccctcaccttccgTCTGCTTGGTTCCCCCAG GCCTGTGGTGGTGGAGACACGCCCAGCAGATGATCCGAATGCTCCCAGCAACCTCTACATTCAGGAATGA